A single region of the Felis catus isolate Fca126 chromosome F2, F.catus_Fca126_mat1.0, whole genome shotgun sequence genome encodes:
- the MSC gene encoding musculin — MSTGSVSDPEEMELRGLQRGYPVPASKRPPLRGAERSYISPSDNSSAEEEDPDGEEERCALGAAGGAEGCKRKRPRVAGGGGGKKPLPPKGSAADCKQSQRNAANARERARMRVLSKAFSRLKTSLPWVPPDTKLSKLDTLRLASSYIAHLRQLLQEDRYENGYVHPVNLTWPFVVSGRPDTDTKEVSAANRLCGTTA; from the exons ATGTCCACCGGCTCGGTGAGCGACCCCGAGGAGATGGAGCTGCGGGGGCTGCAGCGGGGGTACCCGGTCCCCGCCTCCAAGAGGCCGCCCCTCCGCGGCGCCGAGCGCAGCTACATCTCGCCCAGTGACAACTCCTCGGCCGAGGAGGAAGACCCCGACGGCGAGGAAGAGCGGTGCGCGCTGGGAGCGGCCGGCGGCGCCGAGGGCTGCAAGAGGAAACGGCCGCGCGTGGCTGGGGGCGGCGGCGGCAAGAAGCCCCTCCCGCCCAAGGGCTCGGCGGCCGACTGCAAGCAGTCGCAGCGCAACGCCGCCAACGCCCGCGAGCGCGCCCGGATGCGCGTGCTTAGCAAAGCCTTTTCCAGGCTCAAGACCAGTCTGCCTTGGGTGCCCCCAGACACTAAGCTTTCGAAGCTCGACACGCTCCGGCTGGCTTCCAGTTACATCGCGCACCTGCGGCAGCTGCTGCAGGAGGACCGCTACGAGAACGGCTACGTGCACCCGGTGAACCTG ACATGGCCGTTCGTGGTCTCAGGACGACCTGACACCGACACCAAAGAAGTTTCCGCAGCCAACAGATTATGTGGGACCACCGCTTAG